A genome region from Arachis duranensis cultivar V14167 chromosome 6, aradu.V14167.gnm2.J7QH, whole genome shotgun sequence includes the following:
- the LOC107493166 gene encoding protein LONGIFOLIA 2: MTRGMARDHHDLEKQIQKQMGCMAGFLHIFDRHHMLAGKRIYSAKTLPPGSDTSPEPENNNAVSDVESTHAPSTPERVTQPPTPEATTPRPKTPVPLPAFEVKEGTRSPWKFSREAPRLSLDSRAVVDAKGALHPRQIRASSNNNNTPQSPAADVDKQRRSTSVIARLMGLDEPSQDSDPEPELKSELRRSASESRLPRDLNLNQYQYQYRFFDPNGFQLKQLSSRDSASSGNNADNFLDTNAFSKRNGRFSDPKAFTVRNAKAEPTRANINIRNRGAVQRKSFYDSADIFPDTKQHSASIYGEFDRRVKMRGIDEPSKDLETLKQILEAVQLKGLLHSRNYESTINNHRNLLLERNDSPIVLMKPGRPYGSALYRTGRLGNDSPPPSSFGYSPRARRNNEILLSPRRETDNGNMRAVSQARARSLCSATRGESEMRSPNRMRKVSGDSGGINRGVAPVRVSSRTVAPEQHVTSRSPRMRRGTFQKEHKAAMGAAEDAYSTVSESSFSTCSQTDTERLKIEENREGRSLLERCDKLLNSIAEITASGQGESQQPSPVSVLDSSFYKESSSCSPSPVMKRCIDYKEQAGDSEDEMWNAALWCSEDTDFLYVSEILRACNHLPEDSDIFLLLEKQQYLKGNDTSKASTLRRRLIFDTVREILHRNRRLPPWKEASWAENTELLRRIWTEFRRIRGREEEEEVSEELFEVICGVLRKDVAEEGVDEWGERHVEMGDVVLDMERLVFKDLIGETIRELAWLRKPQFNKSISVSAYRRKLLF, encoded by the exons ATGACGAGAGGAATGGCACGTGACCACCACGATCTTGAGAAACAGATTCAGAAGCAGATGGGTTGCATGGCCGGCTTCCTTCACATCTTCGACCGCCACCACATGCTCGCCGGAAAACGCATCTACTCCGCCAAAACACTCCCTCCC GGAAGCGACACGTCACCGGAGCCGGAAAACAACAACGCTGTGTCTGACGTGGAATCGACACACGCACCGTCCACCCCGGAGCGCGTGACGCAACCTCCCACGCCGGAAGCTACAACTCCGCGACCGAAGACTCCCGTTCCCCTTCCCGCATTCGAAGTCAAGGAAGGCACGCGGTCTCCATGGAAGTTTTCCAGGGAGGCTCCGAGGCTTTCGTTGGATAGCAGAGCCGTCGTTGACGCAAAAGGAGCGCTTCACCCGAGACAGATCCGAgccagcagcaacaacaacaacacgcCACAATCTCCTGCTGCTGACGTGGACAAGCAGCGCCGATCCACCAGCGTCATTGCAAGGCTCATGGGATTGGATGAGCCTTCCCAAGACTCGGATCCTGAACCGGAGTTGAAATCCGAGCTCCGAAGATCAGCTTCGGAGTCTAGGCTTCCCAGAGATCTGAACCTGAACCAGTACCAGTACCAGTACCGTTTCTTCGACCCTAACGGTTTTCAGTTAAAGCAGTTAAGCTCTCGTGACAGTGCATCATCCGGTAATAATGCTGATAATTTTCTTGATACCAATGCATTTTCAAAACGCAATGGCAGATTCTCAGATCCAAAAGCTTTCACCGTACGGAACGCCAAGGCAGAGCCAACCAGAGCTAATATCAATATCAGAAACAGGGGAGCCGTACAGAGGAAGAGCTTCTACGATTCCGCTGACATTTTCCCTGATACCAAACAACACAGTGCCTCTATCTACGGCGAGTTCGATCGGAGGGTGAAGATGCGAGGCATCGATGAACCTTCCAAAGATCTAGAGACGCTCAAGCAAATCCTTGAGGCTGTGCAACTCAAAGGCCTCCTCCATTCCCGCAACTACGAGTCTACGATTAACAACCACCGGAACCTTCTCTTGGAACGGAACGACTCTCCTATAGTCTTGATGAAACCAGGGAGGCCTTACGGTTCAGCTTTGTACCGAACCGGTAGGCTCGGGAATGATTCTCCTCCACCTTCCAGCTTCGGGTACAGTCCCCGGGCTCGTCGAAACAATGAGATATTGCTTAGCCCGAGGCGCGAAACTGATAATGGCAACATGAGGGCTGTGTCTCAGGCCAGGGCCAGAAGCCTGTGCTCTGCAACGCGCGGTGAGAGCGAAATGAGGAGCCCGAACCGGATGCGAAAGGTGAGTGGTGACTCTGGTGGTATTAACAGAGGAGTTGCGCCGGTTAGAGTTAGCTCGAGGACTGTTGCACCTGAGCAGCACGTGACGAGCCGATCGCCGAGAATGAGAAGAGGGACTTTCCAAAAGGAACATAAAGCGGCGATGGGAGCGGCAGAGGATGCATATTCCACCGTCTCAGAGAGCAGTTTCAGCACTTGCTCACAGACTGATACAGAG AGGTTGAAAATCGAGGAGAACAGGGAAGGGAGGAGTCTACTGGAGAGGTGCGACAAGCTGCTGAACAGCATAGCGGAGATAACGGCATCAGGGCAGGGAGAGTCGCAACAACCGAGTCCAGTATCGGTTCTGGACTCGTCGTTTTACAAGGAGTCGTCGTCGTGTTCGCCATCACCGGTGATGAAACGGTGCATTGATTACAAAG AGCAAGCAGGGGATTCAGAAGATGAAATGTGGAATGCAGCGTTGTGGTGCAGCGAGGACACCGATTTCCTATACGTTTCGGAGATACTGCGTGCTTGCAACCACTTGCCGGAGGACAGCGACATCTTCCTTCTGCTGGAGAAGCAGCAGTACCTAAAGGGGAACGACACCTCCAAGGCCTCCACGCTTCGGAGACGTTTGATCTTCGACACAGTTCGCGAAATCCTCCACCGAAACCGCCGCCTTCCGCCCTGGAAAGAGGCCTCCTGGGCTGAGAATACGGAACTCTTGCGGCGGATTTGGACGGAATTTCGGAGGATCCGAGggagggaggaggaggaggaggtgtcTGAGGAGCTGTTCGAGGTGATATGCGGTGTGCTTAGAAAGGACGTGGCGGAGGAAGGGGTGGACGAATGGGGAGAGCGCCATGTGGAGATGGGAGATGTGGTGTTAGACATGGAGCGCCTCGTGTTCAAGGACCTCATTGGTGAAACCATTAGAGAGCTTGCGTGGTTGAGGAAACCTCAATTTAACAAAAGCATATCAGTCTCTGCGTACCGCAGGAAGTTGTTGTTTTGA